One segment of Fructilactobacillus hinvesii DNA contains the following:
- a CDS encoding 4'-phosphopantetheinyl transferase family protein, whose translation MFKFKTGRLTDLQYQPYYRRFQIEDNQRQQKEVVGRILLAKLMELPDDALLSDDEFTTIANGKPLFAKRTTAFNISHSADLVLVAISDRPLGVDVEKVKPVQLKRLKRAFTVAELAYLEQLPPARQSLTMLRLWTVKEAVLKETGAGLPGKPRTVSVNVPRMDVAEQHGQRFAINFLAIHEDYLGTMAQKIE comes from the coding sequence TTGTTTAAATTTAAAACCGGACGGCTCACTGACCTGCAGTATCAACCTTACTATCGTCGGTTTCAGATCGAGGATAATCAACGCCAACAGAAGGAAGTTGTCGGGCGGATTTTACTAGCTAAACTGATGGAACTTCCAGACGACGCGTTATTATCTGACGATGAGTTTACGACGATTGCGAACGGAAAGCCGTTGTTTGCGAAGCGAACGACGGCTTTTAATATTTCGCACTCAGCTGATCTGGTGTTGGTGGCGATTTCAGACCGACCACTAGGGGTTGATGTGGAAAAGGTGAAGCCGGTGCAATTGAAACGTTTAAAACGGGCCTTTACGGTGGCGGAGTTGGCTTACCTAGAGCAATTGCCCCCAGCCCGACAGTCGTTAACCATGTTACGCCTGTGGACGGTGAAAGAAGCAGTTTTAAAAGAAACGGGAGCTGGTTTGCCTGGGAAACCACGGACGGTGAGTGTCAACGTTCCCCGGATGGACGTGGCCGAACAGCACGGGCAACGGTTTGCGATTAATTTTTTAGCCATTCATGAGGATTATTTAGGGACGATGGCCCAGAAAATAGAATAA
- a CDS encoding MFS transporter, with protein sequence MQIFWQNAKFRALVCSGLLDGLGTTLFNIVFIIYASHMPNPNLAVSAVSLISSLPFVTNIVAGVFADHSHEHYRGMLTTRLLQMGLFLILSGLISLSPGWYLFGILLLLNFLTEFLGSYGGYLMLPIFKKIVPEQDLTAARGFQGGVNQSISLIGGMVGASLLALLNQNYVLFALVNAITFLLSYIILKRHQADLDVPVKQSATPQSTKFSLKKLLEEMKHNYSELRNFPQLFHFVLLFALTNLLTSMQEVLMTLTFLHYHSLILFNYGFTVALVGAVISGGMIVGAFFGLPPLRRASIESNVILVLVTLLGLFLDMLVARNGIVMILLVAIVGYLCGILFPKIDAFIMKAAPEEQLGTIMSAINSLVTLTIPLGSLVVVALGNLIPLTFIWGLMCGLGIFGVGYAISLWKRYQTYA encoded by the coding sequence TTGCAAATCTTTTGGCAAAACGCAAAATTTCGGGCCTTGGTGTGTTCCGGTCTCTTGGATGGCTTAGGAACGACCTTATTTAACATTGTTTTCATTATCTATGCTAGCCACATGCCTAATCCCAATCTGGCAGTTAGTGCAGTGAGTCTAATTTCCTCGTTACCTTTCGTTACGAATATCGTTGCCGGTGTTTTTGCCGATCACTCGCACGAGCATTATCGCGGTATGCTGACCACTCGGTTACTCCAAATGGGGCTCTTTTTAATACTGAGTGGATTGATCAGTTTATCTCCGGGCTGGTATTTATTTGGGATTCTCTTATTGCTGAACTTCTTGACGGAATTTCTAGGTTCGTATGGGGGCTATTTAATGCTTCCGATTTTTAAAAAGATTGTGCCGGAACAGGATCTAACCGCGGCCCGAGGCTTCCAAGGTGGAGTCAACCAATCAATTAGTTTGATTGGGGGAATGGTGGGGGCGTCCTTGCTAGCCCTGTTAAACCAAAATTATGTTTTGTTCGCCTTAGTCAATGCGATTACATTTCTGTTGTCTTACATCATTTTAAAACGGCACCAAGCCGATTTGGATGTACCTGTGAAACAAAGTGCTACTCCCCAGTCCACTAAATTTAGTCTGAAAAAGTTATTGGAGGAAATGAAACATAATTACAGCGAATTACGTAATTTTCCGCAACTATTTCATTTTGTCTTGCTCTTTGCGCTGACCAATTTACTGACCTCCATGCAAGAAGTGCTGATGACGTTAACCTTTTTACACTATCATTCGCTAATCCTCTTTAACTACGGATTTACGGTGGCCCTCGTGGGTGCAGTGATAAGTGGTGGTATGATTGTTGGTGCTTTCTTCGGACTACCACCGTTGCGCCGCGCCAGCATTGAAAGCAATGTGATCTTGGTGTTGGTTACTTTATTAGGGTTATTTTTAGATATGCTAGTTGCACGAAATGGAATTGTGATGATTCTGTTGGTTGCCATCGTTGGATACTTATGTGGAATTCTTTTTCCTAAAATCGACGCTTTCATTATGAAGGCCGCTCCCGAAGAACAGTTGGGAACGATTATGAGTGCCATTAATTCATTAGTAACCTTGACCATTCCTCTAGGTTCGCTAGTGGTCGTGGCTTTGGGGAATCTCATCCCGTTAACATTTATTTGGGGACTAATGTGTGGTCTAGGTATTTTCGGAGTTGGATATGCGATTTCTTTATGGAAGAGATATCAGACGTACGCGTAG
- the codA gene encoding cytosine deaminase yields MLIQQVSIENNENLQDVRCQDETITEIADHLTPYADEQVIDATGNLLLPPFVDSHVHLDSTLTAGEPRWNETGTLFDGIQIWSERKPQLTKADVKRRAVATLKRQAEHGVQFVRSHVDTTDPSFTALEALLEVREEVSDFMELQLVAFPQEGILSFPKGKELMETAAQMGVDAIGGIPHYEFNQYYGKESLEFLMDLAERTNKLVDVHCDEIDDPGSRNLEVLATLAYESGLKDRVTASHTVSFASVNDAYAYKLMRVLEMAQLNFVANPLVNMHLGGRFDTYPKRRGLTRVKELLEHHINVSFGEDDIKDPWYPMGDGNMLDALYVGILASGLMGYHQILDSYRLVSTNGAKTLHVQDHYGIEVGKPANFLIFAGANFYDVLNERRPLLYSIRKGQILVENHPQTSQLNF; encoded by the coding sequence ATGTTAATTCAACAGGTTTCAATTGAGAATAACGAGAATTTACAAGACGTCCGGTGTCAAGACGAGACCATCACGGAGATTGCAGACCATTTAACGCCCTATGCGGACGAACAGGTGATTGACGCGACCGGGAACCTGCTATTACCACCCTTCGTTGATTCGCACGTCCATCTGGATTCAACGCTTACGGCGGGTGAACCGCGCTGGAATGAGACCGGGACGTTGTTTGATGGGATTCAGATCTGGTCAGAACGCAAACCCCAGTTAACAAAAGCCGACGTGAAACGCCGGGCCGTTGCCACGTTAAAGCGGCAGGCGGAACATGGAGTGCAGTTTGTCCGCAGTCATGTTGATACGACTGATCCGAGCTTTACGGCGCTGGAGGCCTTGTTAGAGGTTCGGGAAGAAGTGTCTGACTTCATGGAACTGCAGTTGGTGGCCTTTCCGCAAGAGGGAATCCTGTCTTTTCCCAAGGGGAAGGAATTGATGGAAACCGCCGCCCAAATGGGGGTGGACGCAATTGGTGGAATTCCGCACTACGAATTTAACCAGTACTACGGCAAGGAGTCACTGGAATTTCTCATGGACCTCGCGGAACGAACCAACAAGCTGGTCGACGTTCACTGTGATGAAATTGATGATCCGGGCTCGCGGAACCTGGAAGTTCTGGCCACGTTAGCTTATGAATCAGGTTTGAAGGACCGGGTCACCGCCAGTCATACGGTATCATTTGCCAGCGTGAACGACGCTTATGCTTACAAGTTAATGCGGGTGCTAGAAATGGCACAACTGAACTTTGTGGCTAATCCACTGGTGAACATGCATCTGGGTGGACGCTTTGATACGTATCCGAAACGGCGTGGCTTAACCCGGGTTAAGGAATTGTTAGAGCATCACATCAACGTTTCCTTTGGAGAAGATGACATTAAGGATCCGTGGTATCCGATGGGGGATGGCAACATGTTGGATGCGCTCTACGTCGGGATCTTAGCCAGTGGGTTGATGGGCTACCATCAGATTCTTGATTCGTACCGGTTGGTTAGTACGAACGGAGCCAAAACCCTCCACGTGCAAGATCACTATGGGATTGAAGTGGGGAAGCCAGCGAACTTCTTGATTTTTGCAGGAGCTAACTTTTACGACGTTTTGAACGAAAGACGGCCGTTGCTATATTCGATTCGCAAGGGTCAAATTTTGGTGGAAAATCATCCCCAAACGTCGCAACTTAACTTTTAA
- a CDS encoding membrane protein, whose amino-acid sequence METSNFGKDFIKNMSNENNDSESGRTTTAPQQNFSFFGKVINISLRTLMSFVGIAILSMGAALLKSSPILGLDPFTAVNTGMATLLHTSLGVYQLCANFVIFIFVLLLDRKKIGIGTIMNMVLVGFEIQWFSAIYHQIFPGHVNFLILVADLILGLLFFTAGSSLYMAPSLGVAPYDAIAPIASARLHCKYKTARVIQDICFLVAAVLVHGPVGFASIIVAFFAGPLISFWDRSISTPTMDYIDDLSGHPSIKNLASGVTKATKSGYNSLSKAYNSTLDMQMHLAGYTNRELIKKIQETEHNMQASQKAYNDYRSQYRMLIAEMVKRDKRGDLKQSPVNNSSTKNNQNAGQK is encoded by the coding sequence ATGGAAACATCAAATTTTGGAAAGGATTTTATTAAAAATATGAGTAATGAAAATAACGATAGCGAGAGTGGTAGAACCACTACCGCCCCGCAACAAAATTTTTCTTTCTTCGGAAAAGTCATTAACATCTCATTACGGACGTTGATGTCATTCGTCGGAATTGCCATTTTATCAATGGGGGCCGCTTTGTTAAAATCCTCCCCAATTTTGGGGCTGGATCCCTTCACAGCCGTCAATACTGGGATGGCCACCTTGCTCCACACTTCACTAGGGGTTTACCAGTTATGCGCGAACTTTGTCATCTTCATTTTCGTACTGTTACTCGACCGCAAGAAGATCGGAATCGGAACGATTATGAACATGGTGTTAGTTGGGTTTGAAATTCAATGGTTCTCTGCCATCTACCACCAAATCTTCCCGGGCCACGTTAACTTCCTGATTTTGGTTGCTGACTTAATCCTCGGGTTGCTGTTCTTTACGGCCGGAAGCTCACTGTACATGGCACCATCCCTGGGGGTTGCTCCTTACGATGCGATTGCCCCGATTGCTTCGGCCCGGTTGCACTGTAAATATAAGACAGCCCGGGTAATCCAGGATATTTGTTTCTTGGTTGCCGCTGTCTTAGTTCACGGTCCGGTTGGATTTGCTTCCATCATCGTGGCCTTCTTCGCTGGTCCATTGATTTCCTTCTGGGATCGGAGCATTAGTACCCCAACGATGGATTACATCGATGATCTTAGTGGACACCCATCCATCAAGAACTTGGCTAGTGGGGTTACGAAAGCCACTAAATCCGGATACAATTCGCTGTCAAAAGCCTACAACTCCACGCTGGACATGCAAATGCACCTGGCTGGTTACACGAACCGGGAATTAATTAAGAAGATTCAGGAAACTGAACACAACATGCAAGCCTCCCAAAAAGCCTACAACGATTACCGCTCCCAATACCGGATGTTAATCGCTGAAATGGTCAAACGGGACAAACGGGGGGATCTCAAACAATCACCCGTTAATAACTCCAGCACCAAGAACAACCAAAACGCTGGCCAAAAATAA
- a CDS encoding ACP S-malonyltransferase gives MTKVGYLFSGQGSQFKDMGLDLYKEEPLYRKAIDQVQTTLGIDLTDSNQLNQPANVQVAILAMSQGITQVLSATGIRPQAMVGLSLGEYSALVAGGAFAYPDALALVNDRSRYMAEAGAAQPGSMAAVLKLAPERVTEIVDDIPDVYPANYNTATQTVIGGTKPGVLAATAKLKEAGAKRIVPLPVAVASHTPLMQPASTRLQQRLTTVPVHNWTVPILSNTTAVPFSEDTLKETLTQQLIRPTHFQADLEYIQQHLDVETLIEIGPGETLTRFAKKTLPGITTYHVDSVATLQQVRDALQTEETK, from the coding sequence ATGACAAAAGTAGGTTATTTATTTAGCGGTCAGGGCAGTCAATTTAAGGACATGGGATTGGATCTTTATAAAGAGGAACCCCTGTACCGAAAAGCGATTGATCAAGTGCAGACCACGTTGGGAATTGATTTAACGGATTCTAACCAGCTCAATCAACCAGCAAACGTTCAGGTGGCCATTCTGGCCATGAGCCAGGGAATCACTCAGGTTCTTTCGGCCACTGGAATTCGCCCCCAAGCGATGGTCGGTCTGAGTCTTGGAGAATACAGTGCGCTAGTTGCTGGGGGAGCATTTGCTTATCCGGATGCTCTCGCCCTCGTCAATGACCGGTCGCGGTACATGGCAGAAGCCGGGGCTGCTCAACCAGGATCAATGGCAGCGGTTCTAAAGCTTGCTCCAGAGCGAGTCACAGAGATTGTTGATGATATTCCAGATGTTTACCCTGCTAATTACAACACGGCGACCCAGACGGTCATCGGGGGAACGAAACCCGGGGTTCTAGCTGCGACAGCTAAACTTAAGGAAGCCGGTGCCAAACGGATCGTACCACTACCAGTGGCGGTGGCATCGCACACCCCGTTAATGCAACCGGCAAGCACGCGATTACAGCAACGCCTCACCACTGTTCCAGTTCATAACTGGACGGTGCCCATTTTGAGTAACACCACGGCGGTACCGTTTAGTGAGGATACGCTAAAAGAGACGTTGACGCAGCAGTTGATTCGTCCCACGCATTTTCAGGCTGATTTGGAGTACATCCAACAGCACCTGGATGTGGAAACGTTGATTGAAATTGGCCCGGGAGAAACGTTGACCCGGTTTGCAAAAAAGACGTTGCCGGGAATTACCACCTATCACGTGGATAGCGTGGCAACGTTGCAACAGGTCCGGGACGCACTACAAACGGAGGAAACGAAATGA
- the fabZ gene encoding 3-hydroxyacyl-ACP dehydratase FabZ — protein sequence MAVMNAKEIMDLIPNRYPILFIDRVDEMTPGESIVATKNVTINEEYFQGHFPNNPVMPGVLIIESMAQVASILILKTPQFAHKTAYLGSIKNAKFRKMVEPGDVLTFKVTMDKIRDRTGLVSCVAYVGDEKACETKLTFIVDRKERE from the coding sequence ATGGCTGTAATGAATGCAAAAGAAATCATGGATTTGATTCCGAACCGGTATCCAATTTTGTTCATCGATCGGGTTGACGAAATGACGCCAGGAGAATCAATCGTTGCCACTAAAAACGTGACAATTAACGAAGAATACTTTCAGGGTCACTTTCCCAATAATCCAGTCATGCCAGGCGTTTTGATTATCGAATCGATGGCACAAGTTGCTTCGATTTTGATTCTTAAAACCCCCCAGTTTGCCCATAAAACGGCTTACTTAGGGAGCATTAAGAACGCTAAGTTCCGGAAGATGGTTGAACCAGGGGACGTCTTGACCTTTAAGGTCACCATGGATAAGATCCGGGATCGAACGGGCTTGGTTTCCTGTGTTGCTTACGTAGGGGACGAAAAGGCCTGTGAAACGAAATTAACCTTTATTGTAGATCGAAAAGAAAGAGAATGA
- the purB gene encoding adenylosuccinate lyase encodes MIDRYTRAPMKKIWSMQNQYQSWLDVEIAIDEAWNKLGLIPDADLAAIQQKAKFDPEEIAKIEAVTHHDVVAFTRDVSESLGPEKRWIHYGVTSTDVVDTAQGVRLKQANAVLRDDLQTLKETIKEKALQYKDTVMMGRTHGVQAEPTTFGLKLARWYSELNRDIERFNHAADGVEAGKISGAVGTFANIDPEVEQYVCHKLGLRAQEIASQVLPRDLHAEYIATIALIATSLENFATEIRSLQRSEIHEVEEHFNSGQKGSSAMPHKRNPIGSENICGLARTVRGLMTPAYENVSLWHERDISHSSSERIILPEGTTLLDYMLHRFNNILKNLDVFPDRMKENMNITHGLIYSQRVMLKLINTGLSREAAYDLVQPLTAKSWDEQTSFRELVENSPEITDRLSEAEINDAFDYHYHLRHVDDIFKRVGLE; translated from the coding sequence ATGATTGATCGGTATACACGTGCACCAATGAAGAAAATTTGGAGTATGCAAAACCAGTACCAATCCTGGTTAGACGTTGAAATTGCCATTGATGAGGCGTGGAACAAGCTGGGCTTAATTCCCGATGCGGACTTAGCTGCCATCCAGCAAAAGGCGAAGTTTGATCCAGAGGAAATTGCCAAGATTGAAGCCGTAACGCACCATGACGTGGTGGCCTTTACCCGGGACGTTTCGGAATCATTAGGACCAGAAAAACGGTGGATTCATTACGGAGTTACCAGTACTGACGTGGTGGATACGGCCCAGGGAGTTCGTTTGAAACAAGCCAACGCCGTGTTGCGAGACGATTTACAGACGTTAAAGGAAACGATTAAAGAGAAGGCCTTGCAGTACAAAGATACGGTCATGATGGGGCGGACCCATGGTGTTCAAGCTGAACCGACGACCTTTGGACTGAAACTAGCGCGGTGGTACTCTGAATTAAATCGGGATATCGAGCGGTTTAACCACGCAGCGGATGGCGTTGAAGCGGGCAAGATTTCGGGGGCCGTTGGCACCTTTGCTAACATCGATCCCGAAGTCGAACAGTACGTGTGTCATAAGCTTGGACTGCGGGCCCAAGAAATTGCCAGTCAGGTGCTGCCACGGGACTTGCACGCGGAATACATTGCCACGATTGCATTGATTGCTACCAGCTTAGAGAACTTTGCGACAGAAATTCGGAGTCTCCAACGTTCAGAAATTCATGAAGTAGAAGAACACTTTAACTCTGGGCAAAAGGGCTCTTCAGCTATGCCACACAAACGGAATCCCATTGGCTCAGAAAACATCTGTGGATTAGCCCGAACGGTACGGGGGTTGATGACGCCGGCTTACGAAAACGTTTCGCTCTGGCACGAACGAGACATCTCGCACTCTTCTTCCGAACGAATCATTCTCCCAGAAGGAACAACCCTGTTAGATTACATGTTGCACCGGTTTAACAACATCCTGAAAAACTTGGATGTTTTCCCAGATCGAATGAAGGAAAACATGAACATCACCCACGGGTTAATTTACAGCCAACGGGTCATGTTGAAGCTGATTAACACCGGCTTGAGTCGAGAAGCGGCCTATGATTTGGTCCAGCCCCTCACGGCGAAGTCCTGGGACGAACAAACTTCCTTCCGAGAATTGGTTGAAAATAGTCCAGAAATTACGGACCGCCTCAGTGAAGCAGAAATTAACGATGCGTTTGATTACCACTATCACCTGCGGCACGTGGATGATATTTTCAAACGAGTTGGATTAGAATAG
- a CDS encoding adenylosuccinate synthase has protein sequence MSVTVVVGSQWGDEGKGKIVDYLSKNSDAIARYQGGDNAGHTIVFNGHKFSLQLLPSGIFYSDKLAVIGNGVVLNPKSLFQEINYLNDNGVSTDNLRISSRAQVIMPYHILLDELSEKQRTNKIGTTHKGIGPAYMDKIARVGIRVADLVDPETLKRELQETLRQKNELLTKLYEVKPLDFDSIYAEYKDYGERMKPYVTDTSVLLNDAINKQQNVLFEGAQGIMLDIDQGTYPYVTSSNPVAGGAAVGAGLGPTKVTDVIGVCKAYTSRVGEGPFPTELLNEIGDHIRDTAHEYGTVTKRPRRIGWLDTVGLRHAARVSGLTALAMNCVDVLDELDVIKVCTGYRLNGKIIDYYPANLDELENCEPVYQELPGWKESTTNCTTFEQLPANAQNYIKTVEKLVQVPIEWYSVGPDREQTHRRK, from the coding sequence ATGTCAGTAACAGTGGTTGTTGGTAGTCAATGGGGCGATGAAGGTAAAGGAAAAATCGTCGATTATCTCAGTAAAAATTCCGATGCAATTGCACGGTACCAAGGGGGTGACAACGCCGGCCACACGATTGTCTTTAACGGACACAAGTTTAGCTTGCAGTTGTTACCATCTGGTATTTTTTACTCTGACAAACTGGCTGTCATCGGAAATGGGGTTGTGTTAAACCCGAAATCCTTGTTTCAAGAAATTAATTATCTCAACGACAACGGGGTCTCCACTGATAACCTCCGCATTTCTTCGCGAGCGCAGGTTATCATGCCGTACCACATTCTGTTAGACGAACTAAGCGAAAAACAACGGACTAATAAAATCGGAACCACCCACAAGGGAATCGGTCCCGCTTACATGGATAAAATTGCCCGGGTTGGGATTCGCGTGGCCGATTTAGTGGACCCGGAAACGTTGAAACGGGAGTTACAAGAAACGCTCCGGCAAAAAAACGAATTATTAACTAAATTATATGAAGTGAAACCGTTAGACTTTGATTCCATCTACGCTGAATACAAAGATTACGGAGAACGGATGAAGCCGTACGTAACTGATACATCTGTTCTCTTAAACGACGCCATCAATAAACAGCAAAACGTCCTCTTTGAAGGCGCTCAAGGAATCATGCTGGACATCGATCAAGGAACTTATCCGTACGTCACATCTTCTAATCCAGTGGCTGGTGGGGCTGCCGTTGGTGCTGGACTCGGTCCTACCAAAGTAACCGATGTCATCGGGGTCTGCAAGGCCTACACGTCTCGGGTTGGTGAAGGTCCCTTCCCGACAGAATTATTAAATGAAATTGGGGATCACATTAGAGACACTGCCCATGAATACGGAACGGTCACTAAACGTCCTCGCCGGATTGGTTGGCTTGATACAGTGGGACTGCGCCACGCAGCCCGGGTTTCTGGTTTAACAGCCTTGGCCATGAACTGTGTTGACGTTTTAGATGAACTAGACGTAATTAAGGTCTGCACGGGCTACCGGCTTAACGGAAAAATCATTGACTACTATCCTGCGAACCTTGATGAATTGGAAAACTGCGAACCAGTTTACCAAGAACTGCCTGGTTGGAAGGAAAGTACCACCAACTGCACTACTTTTGAGCAGTTGCCAGCTAACGCCCAAAACTACATTAAGACGGTGGAAAAACTCGTTCAGGTCCCCATCGAATGGTATTCGGTTGGTCCAGATCGAGAACAAACGCACCGGCGCAAATAA
- a CDS encoding acyl carrier protein, with product MSETTKDQILAKIKEIVADQTDDVNVNDITLDTNFKDGLDLDSLDIFEIVDALEDEYDIEIDGDEGIETVGQLVDYVEKQVNQSK from the coding sequence ATGAGTGAAACTACCAAGGATCAAATTTTAGCAAAGATTAAAGAAATTGTTGCAGACCAAACTGATGACGTGAACGTTAACGACATTACGTTAGACACGAACTTTAAAGATGGTTTGGATCTTGATAGCTTAGACATTTTTGAAATCGTGGATGCTTTAGAAGATGAGTATGACATTGAAATTGATGGTGACGAAGGGATTGAAACGGTTGGTCAACTAGTAGACTACGTTGAAAAGCAAGTTAACCAATCTAAGTAG
- a CDS encoding beta-ketoacyl-ACP synthase III, with amino-acid sequence MTSYAIKAAALAVPKRVVTNQDLEQIMDTSDEWIKRRTGISNRHIAVQETNASLATTVAQQLVKRAQVDVNKLSYIIVATMSPDHLTPAVAAEVQGSLGATNAIAFDLNAACSGFVYATNVMNSLLATLPGGSGIVIGSERLSKLVDWNDRSTAVLFGDGAAGVLVANDGSSSAVVGTDLQTNGELGSALTAGQMVEKTPFGNGNVNEQNRFFQMDGHVVYNFATRQAPASIQQAAARAGLALSDIKYFVMHQANARIVKRVAKKLDLPEQRFPINITEYGNTAAASEPILLAELIEQNQLQRGDYVALTGFGGGLTVGTVIIRY; translated from the coding sequence ATGACAAGTTACGCGATTAAAGCAGCGGCGCTAGCGGTGCCAAAGCGCGTCGTGACGAACCAAGATTTAGAACAAATTATGGATACCTCGGACGAGTGGATTAAACGACGGACGGGAATTTCTAACCGTCACATTGCCGTCCAGGAAACAAACGCTAGTTTAGCCACTACGGTGGCACAACAGCTAGTGAAGCGAGCACAGGTGGACGTGAATAAGCTGAGCTACATTATCGTGGCTACCATGTCACCGGATCACTTAACCCCGGCAGTGGCGGCTGAAGTGCAGGGATCTTTAGGGGCAACGAATGCGATTGCTTTTGACCTTAACGCAGCCTGTTCAGGGTTTGTCTACGCCACAAACGTTATGAACTCGTTGCTGGCCACTCTTCCGGGTGGCTCCGGGATTGTGATTGGGAGTGAGCGGCTTAGTAAGTTAGTTGATTGGAATGACCGCTCTACTGCCGTACTGTTTGGTGATGGAGCTGCCGGAGTGTTAGTTGCAAACGATGGTAGTTCCTCAGCAGTAGTGGGGACGGATTTACAAACTAACGGAGAGTTGGGATCCGCCTTGACTGCCGGTCAAATGGTGGAAAAAACGCCATTTGGCAATGGCAACGTTAACGAACAAAACCGCTTCTTTCAGATGGACGGCCACGTGGTGTATAACTTTGCCACCCGTCAGGCGCCCGCTTCCATTCAGCAGGCGGCAGCCCGCGCCGGTTTAGCTCTTTCAGACATTAAGTATTTTGTGATGCATCAGGCAAACGCTCGTATTGTCAAACGGGTTGCGAAGAAACTCGATTTGCCAGAACAACGTTTTCCGATTAACATTACTGAATATGGGAATACCGCGGCCGCTAGCGAACCAATTTTACTGGCCGAATTAATTGAGCAGAATCAGTTGCAACGTGGTGATTACGTCGCCTTAACTGGTTTTGGTGGCGGATTAACGGTCGGAACTGTTATCATTAGATATTAG
- a CDS encoding class II fumarate hydratase, with protein MAEYRTETDTIGPVQVPKAALWGPQTERSRHNFPVGPLMPVQVIRALLTIKRAAAQVNAQDQKLAPEKATAITAAVDQLLALDDPDLMKDFPLHVYQTGSGTQTNMNVNEVISHLVQQQPGTVVVQPNDDVNASQSSNDTFPTAMNMAAYQAVQTLQPPLHHLIMELERLEQQYQAVVKIGRTHLQDATPLTFGQEISGWRSTLQRDATAIQETAQGLLQLPIGGTAVGTGLNTPTGYDQQMVAALSQAEGVNYQVGNKFAGLANHSALLTTHGAIRTLASDLLKIANDIRFLASGPRAGYGELTIPANEPGSSIMPGKVNPTQAEAMTMAATRIMGNDTTLTVANSQGNFEMNVYKPVMIASFLESVDLLTGLLPNFTDKMVSGIQVNQERMQQLVDNSLMTVTALSPHIGYHHAAEIANRAAQQNENLREAAVASGYLTAAEFDQWVNPLRMTNYDRD; from the coding sequence ATGGCAGAATATCGTACTGAAACAGATACAATTGGACCAGTTCAGGTTCCGAAAGCAGCGCTGTGGGGACCCCAAACGGAACGGAGTCGCCATAACTTTCCGGTCGGGCCACTCATGCCAGTTCAAGTGATTCGCGCTTTGCTGACGATTAAGCGAGCAGCAGCGCAGGTGAACGCTCAGGATCAGAAGTTAGCACCCGAAAAAGCCACAGCGATTACGGCTGCCGTTGATCAATTGCTGGCGTTAGATGATCCTGACTTGATGAAAGATTTCCCTTTGCACGTTTATCAAACCGGATCGGGAACGCAGACTAATATGAATGTCAACGAGGTAATCTCACATCTAGTGCAGCAGCAACCTGGAACCGTTGTGGTGCAACCTAATGACGATGTGAATGCCTCACAGAGCTCGAACGACACCTTTCCGACGGCGATGAACATGGCCGCTTACCAGGCCGTTCAGACTTTACAGCCACCGCTTCACCATTTGATTATGGAATTGGAACGGTTGGAACAACAGTACCAAGCGGTGGTTAAAATTGGACGGACCCACCTGCAGGATGCCACTCCGTTGACCTTTGGCCAGGAAATTTCTGGTTGGCGGAGCACCTTGCAACGTGATGCCACGGCCATTCAGGAAACGGCCCAAGGTTTATTGCAACTGCCAATTGGTGGGACAGCCGTAGGAACTGGGCTGAACACTCCTACAGGCTATGACCAGCAGATGGTGGCGGCGTTGAGTCAGGCAGAGGGAGTCAACTATCAAGTTGGCAATAAGTTCGCTGGCCTAGCCAACCATTCGGCCCTGTTAACTACGCACGGAGCGATTCGTACCCTGGCTTCGGACCTCTTGAAAATTGCAAACGACATTCGTTTTCTTGCCAGTGGTCCCCGGGCTGGTTATGGCGAACTAACGATTCCTGCCAACGAGCCCGGATCATCAATTATGCCGGGCAAGGTTAACCCGACTCAGGCCGAAGCAATGACGATGGCGGCCACCCGGATTATGGGAAACGATACGACCCTCACGGTGGCTAACAGTCAGGGAAACTTTGAAATGAACGTGTATAAACCGGTCATGATTGCCAGTTTCTTGGAGTCGGTGGATTTACTGACGGGCTTATTGCCTAACTTTACGGATAAGATGGTTAGCGGCATCCAGGTCAACCAGGAACGGATGCAACAGTTGGTAGACAATTCCTTGATGACGGTCACGGCGTTAAGCCCGCACATTGGTTATCATCATGCGGCTGAGATTGCTAACCGGGCGGCACAGCAAAATGAAAATCTGCGCGAAGCAGCCGTGGCCTCCGGCTATTTAACGGCGGCAGAGTTTGATCAATGGGTGAACCCGTTACGGATGACTAATTATGACAGAGACTAA